DNA sequence from the Tissierella sp. MB52-C2 genome:
CATAGCTACAGTAATAGGTGGAGTATGGATGGCCTTTGGATATTATTTTGCAGAAATATTTATGTATGGAGCAAAGGCGGCATTAGCCTCTATACCAGGAAATCTAATGCAAGGCTTACTTGGAGCTGTTGCAGCAGTAGTCTTATTTGGAGCATTAAAGAAAACAAAAGTAGTAGGTTAATATATAAAATCAAAAAACCACTGATAAAGTGGTTTTTTTGATTATAAAAACTTCTTAGCTAATTTTAAATTACTTTCTTTATATGGTGGATATAATAAATTGCTATCAACTGTCCCCATAGACTTAAATATACTTTTTTCATGGGAAAATGTATCAAAGGTATATTTGGAATGATACCTTCCCATACCACTAAATCCAACTCCACCAAAAGGAAGATTAGTATTAGCAACATGGGTTATTAAATGATTTATACAGCCACCGCCAAACCGAAGATTTTGTAAAATATAATCTTCCATAGATTTATTTTTTGTAAAAAGATATAAGGCTAATGGATAAGGGTTTTCTCTAACAATATCTATAACTTCTGAAATATTTTTATATGTCATTATAGGAAGAATAGGACCAAAGATTTCTTCCCCCATAATTGGATGACTTATATCTATACCGTCTATCAATGTAGGAGATATAAATCTGTTTTCTTTATTATAATCTCCCCCAACTAATATATTAGTTTCCTGTAGTAAACCCACTAGTCTATTAAATCTTTTTTCATTGATTATCTTTCCTAAATCCTTAGATTTTTCAGGACTATCACCGTAATATTTTTTAATATAAAATTTCATTCTTTCGATTAATACGTCTTTTTTAGACTGGTGTATTAGCAAATAATCAGGAGCTACACAGGTTTGACCTGCATTATAAAACTTCGCCCAAGTAATCCTCTTAGCAGCTAAATCTATATCTGCGTCATCGTGAACTATGGTAGGAGATTTTCCACCTAGTTCAAGTGTTACAGGGGTTAAGTGTTTTGCAGATAATTCCAGTATTTTTTTACCTACATTTATACTGCCTGTGAAGAATATATGGTCAAATCTATAATTCTCTATTAAAGGTGTCACCACTTCAGAACCTGCACCTTCTACTACACTAATATAACTATCCTCAAAAGTATTACTAATAATCTTTGAAATCACTTTTTCAGTTTCCCTTGATTGGTTCGATGGTTTTAATATTACGCAGTTACCAGCGGCAATAGCTCCAATTAAAGGTGAAATAGCCAATTGGAATGGATAATTCCATGGGCTAATTATAAGGACTACACCTTTAGGTTCGGGATAAAGAAAACTAGTGGCTGGTTGTAGATATATAGGTGTAGAAACTTTTTTAGATTTCATCCAAGTTTTTAGGTTTTTTATGGCATGATTTAATTCTTGATATACTACTCCAATTTCAGCTGTATAGGATTCAAAAGTAGGTTTACCCAAATCTATAGATAAGGCATTTATTATATCTTCTTCATTTCTCTTTATTTCATCTCTAAGTTTTTTAAGTTGATTTATTCTAAATTCATAGCTTCGAGTCTCACCCTTATGGAAGTATTCTTGTTTAGAATTATATGGATTTTCTATCATAGGATCAATCCTTTCTACGGTTTTCTGATAGTTTTATTGTATCACAAAAATGTAGAAATATAATTGAAACTTATTATTTAAAATTATTTAATAAAACGAAATCAGAAAATTATTGAAATGCTTTTCCCTATAACTTATAATTGAAAGTATAATTATTAATAGAAAGGTTTTTAGAATATGAAAGATCCATCATCTAATATTTCTGCAACTTTAAAAAAGGTGCGGTTTGAAAGAGGTTTAACATTAGAAGATACATCTAATTTAACAGGTGTAAGTAAGGCTATGCTAGGACAGATTGAAAGAGGAGAGTCAAATCCAACTATATCAACACTGTGGAAAATATCCACTGGTTTAAGGGTCTCTTTTTCAGAGTTATTAAGCAGCGAAATAAATGATTATGAGCCAATGAACTTAGAGGAACTAGAACCAGTATATGAATCAAATGGTAAAATGATGTTATATGATGTATTTCCATTTAATCCTATATCAGGATTTGAATATTTTTATATTAAGCTACTTCCTGGAGCAAAACATATATCTACACCTCATGAAAACTCCATAAATGAATATATTATTGTCACAAAAGGAACTCTTAAATTAACTGTAGATAAAAATACATTTGAGCTTAAGGCACCTTCCGCATTATCATTTAAAGCTAATATAGAACATTCATATAGTAATCCATATGATGAAGAAGTTATATTTCAAAATATAGTCAAGTATTGAATTTATTCAGAAGGCTTTGAATTCTTCTGAATAAATTTTTAATATTTAGTATGTTATAACGCATAATAAATGTAAAAACATAAAGGGGGATAAAAATATGATTACAGAAAGAATAGAAGCAGCAAGAAAGAATTATATAAACTCTAAACCAGCTATTTCTTATGAAAGGGCAAGAATTTGGACTGAATCTCATAAAAAAACTGAAGGTGAATCAGTACCCATAAGAAGGGCCAAGGCTTTCAGAGATACCTGTGAGGAAATAGATGTAAATATTTTTGAAGGAGAACTCATAGTAGGAGCCATAGGTGAGTTTAGAAAATGTGGTATTTTAACACCTGAATTTTCTTGGACTTGGGTAGATAGGGAAATGGATAGCTTCCATAAAAGAGTACAGGATCCATATATTATGACAGATGAACAAAGAGAATATGTAAGAAAAGAGATATTTCCTTATTGGAAGGGAAAATCCTTAGAGGAATCATTTTTGGCTCAATTACCTAAGAAAACTGCAAAAGTTGTGGTAGATACAGGTATTGTAGATAATGATTCTAAGTGGAGACAGGCAGTTGGTGAAGTAACTCCAGATTATGAGGATGTTTTATTTAAAAGGGGCTTTAGTGGAATAATTAAAGATGCAGAAGAAAACATATTAAATTTATCAGATACTTCTCCACAAGATTTAAAGAAAAAAGACTTCTATGAATCTATTATCATTACATCAGAGGGAATTGTCACCCTTGCTAAAAGATATTCTAAAAAAGCAAAAGAAATGGCAATGAAGGAAAATAATGACTTGAGGAAAATTGAACTTTTGAATATTAGTGAAATATGCAATAATATACCAGAAAATCCTCCAACAAACTTTTATGAAGCTATCCAGTTTATTTGGTTTACACAAATTGGCGGGATATTATCTGAAAATCCATTGGCACTTAATGTTGGAAGATTTGATCAGTTTATGTATCCTTATTATAAATCTGATATAGACAAGGGAACAATGACTCAAGATGAAATTCAAGAGTTAATTGAAGCTTATTGGATTAAGCTTTCCGAATGGGTTTGGACAATTTCAGCTAATACGGCAGAGTTTTTTGCAGGATATAATCAATTCCAAAACTTAACAGTTGGTGGTAAGACTAGAGAAGGTAGAGATGCCACTAATGATCTATCTTATATGTGTCTGAAGGCAACTGAAAGAGTGAAGACCCATCAGCCTGGACTTAGTGTTAGAATTCATCAAGATCCGCCAAGTGAATTTTTAGAAGCAGTAACTTATTTAGTAAGTAAGGGCACTGGTTTTCCTGCTATTCATAGTGATAGTGCAGGTTATCAAATGCTTATTAATGCCGGTTATGAACCAGAAGATGCAAGGGACTGGAATAACTGTGGATGTGTAGTTCCACATTTTAGAAAAACAGGAGAATGGACATCGGCAGTTAATATTAACTTTACTGCTGCTTTAGAGTTTGCTTTAAATGAAGGTAGAAGTAGAATAACAAATGAAAAGATAGGTTTAGATGAAAAAGATCCAAGAACATTTGAAATCTATGAAGAAGTAGAAAAGGCTTTTTATAGGCAGTTTGATAATTTGATTAAACATTCAATTATTGCAACTATATTGGCACAAAAGCTTCACAAAGAAATGGTTCCAAGACCATTCCTATCATCTTGTATAGAGGAATGTATAATACAAGGAAAGGATTTAGTTGATGCAGGAGCAAAGTATAATTTAGGGCCAGTTCTTACGGGAATAGGTCTTGCAGTTACTTCTAATTCCTTAGCTGTCATAAAGAAACTAGTATTTGAGGATAGGGTCACGACTATGGAAACTATTATAGATGCCATTAATGCTGACTGGGAAGGATACAATGATTTGAGAAATCTAGCTCTAGGAGTTCCTAAGTATGGTAATGATATGGACTATGTAGACGATATAGCTATTAAAATTGCTAATTATTATTATAAAGAAGTGCATAAATATAAAGATATAGATGGTAATCATTTTAACACAGCCTTCATGGGAATTTCAAATTACTTGCCAACAGGAAAGGTAGTTGGAGCAACACCCTGTGGAAGAAAAGCTAAAGAGCCACTATCAGAAGGGGTGTCACCATTTGCGGGAAGCGATGTATCTACTCCCTTAGCAGCTATGCGTTCTGCTGCAAAGCTTAATCAAGATGTTCACTCTGGAGGCACATTACTTAATTTAAGGTTAAATGAAGAGTTAGTAAATACAAAGAGGGGTCAGAGAAATTTAGGTGCAATGATTCAATCCTTCTTCTCTCTTGGAGCATTTCATGTTCAATTTAACACCATATCTACTGAAATGTTGCGTAAAGCTCAAAAAAATCCAGAGGATTATAAGGACTTATTAGTTAGAGTTGCTGGATATAGTACACAATTTGTTAATTTATCAAAATCTATGCAAGATGCAATAATAGCGAGAACTGCTCATGAAAAGTATTAAAGGATACCTCATGGAACCACAGAATTTTTCTGTAAATGATGGAGATGGAATTAGGACGGTGATTTTCTTTGCAGGTTGTCTCCTTAGATGTAAATGGTGTGCTAATCCAGAAAGTCAAATAAATCTAGAGAAAGTTACAAAAGAAGATAATCTAATTTATCATTATAGTAGTGAGGAAATATTAAATATTATAGAAAAACAGAGGATTTTCTATAGATTTTCAGATGGGGGAGTTACCTTTTCTGGGGGAGAAGCAACTTTACAGCAAGATATATTGAGACAACTAGTATATAAACTTTATGATAAGGGCATAGATTTGGCAATTGAAACTTCTGGATATCTTAATTTTTATGAGGTAAAGGATATATTTGAGAAATTAAATTTAATATTTATAGATATTAAACATATGGATAATGAAAAACACAAGTATTTTACGGGAGTGAGTAACGAAGAAATACTTAAAAATATAAAGCTATTAAATACATTAAATATCCCCATAGTAGTACGTATACCTGTAATAGATGGAGTAAACTCCGACCAAAAAAATATAAAAGAGACTGCTAAATTTGTTAAAGAAAATATCAAGAAACCTAAGATAGAACTTCTACCATATCATTCCTTGGGAGATATGAAATACGAAACTCTTGGAAGAGAAAAACCATCAAGAGATTTTAAGACCCCATCAGAGGTATCTTTGATGGAACTGGAAAAGATAATAGAAAATGAAGAAGTTCAAGTAGTTAGTTATAGGTAGAAAATAAGGTAATACCATAATAAGATATTTATAATACTAAAACTCGACACCTATAAGTGTCGAGTTTTAGTATTATAAATCATGAAAGCACTTATCCTTACTTTCCCATATCCAGATAAGCATCTTCCTGTTTTGCATTGCAAGATTCTTAAGTTCCTCTTTTCCATTTAACCAGGCAATAAAAATCATTTGAATGGAATAGATTACATAAGGAATTGCAAGCTTTTCGGCTTCTGTCAATTTACAGATATTATCATATCCGGTAATTATTCCCTTCAGTATTTCATCCCATTTTTCAAACCTATCAGCAATTGTAGTAGCTTCAGCTAAGATTCCTGTTGCACAGTAACAAGGATCAAAGATTCTTACATTTCTCTCGCTGATTTCAAAATCAATAAAGCCACTTACTTCACCATTATGAAATATAATATTTGATGGATTGGGATCACGATGAATTATATGTCTTGGTAATTCATTATAAAGCTTACTAAAGTTTTTAGTAAAGTCCTCATAAAATTCATCAGGTAATGGACATTCCCATTGTTCCATAGTTATCTTTGTTTGGGGTAATGCCCAGCCTAATACAGTTTTTAGGAGATTACTGTCATGGACTTCTAAATTTTTATCTTGTTTTTGAAGAATTTTGTGTAGATTACCAATGGCCTCACCATATTTTTTTCCGGTTCCAATTCTATTGCCTGCATAGCGTTCTTCAAGTGTCAGAAATTTACCTTTGATAGCATTGGTAAGACAGAAGTATCTATCATTCTCAATAACAAAATCCTCATCTTTAATGGTTCTAATAGGAGTTGCTGCAAGGACTCCAGATTTTTCTAGTTCCTTTGAAATGGCCATATGTGTTTTTAAACCTGAGATATTTTTTCCTGTTTTTAAGATATATTTTCCATTAATTAACCATGTATTATCAGATTTAACTGTACCTACAACAAAGGTATCTTCTATTTCTAGATTTGAATCCAAATTCCAATTTGACAATATCTGTTTTATTTCTCTCTGTGTTAGCATAATTTTTGCCTCCCTAATTAAATTTACTGCTATTGGCCTTTTAGCAGTGTTTAGTTTCAAAAACTTTGAAGGAGAGCAGCCAAATTCACGCTTGAATGCTTTGAAAAATCCTGCATAGGTATCAAAGCCATATAGGAGAGCTATATCTACTATTTTTCCGCCATTTTGAATCTCATGGATTCCATGGTAGAGTCTACGCTTAGTAATGAAGGCAGATACAGGCATCCCTACATAGCTGGAAAAAATACGACAGAAATGGTATATT
Encoded proteins:
- a CDS encoding aldehyde dehydrogenase; amino-acid sequence: MIENPYNSKQEYFHKGETRSYEFRINQLKKLRDEIKRNEEDIINALSIDLGKPTFESYTAEIGVVYQELNHAIKNLKTWMKSKKVSTPIYLQPATSFLYPEPKGVVLIISPWNYPFQLAISPLIGAIAAGNCVILKPSNQSRETEKVISKIISNTFEDSYISVVEGAGSEVVTPLIENYRFDHIFFTGSINVGKKILELSAKHLTPVTLELGGKSPTIVHDDADIDLAAKRITWAKFYNAGQTCVAPDYLLIHQSKKDVLIERMKFYIKKYYGDSPEKSKDLGKIINEKRFNRLVGLLQETNILVGGDYNKENRFISPTLIDGIDISHPIMGEEIFGPILPIMTYKNISEVIDIVRENPYPLALYLFTKNKSMEDYILQNLRFGGGCINHLITHVANTNLPFGGVGFSGMGRYHSKYTFDTFSHEKSIFKSMGTVDSNLLYPPYKESNLKLAKKFL
- a CDS encoding XRE family transcriptional regulator, yielding MKDPSSNISATLKKVRFERGLTLEDTSNLTGVSKAMLGQIERGESNPTISTLWKISTGLRVSFSELLSSEINDYEPMNLEELEPVYESNGKMMLYDVFPFNPISGFEYFYIKLLPGAKHISTPHENSINEYIIVTKGTLKLTVDKNTFELKAPSALSFKANIEHSYSNPYDEEVIFQNIVKY
- a CDS encoding formate C-acetyltransferase/glycerol dehydratase family glycyl radical enzyme, with protein sequence MITERIEAARKNYINSKPAISYERARIWTESHKKTEGESVPIRRAKAFRDTCEEIDVNIFEGELIVGAIGEFRKCGILTPEFSWTWVDREMDSFHKRVQDPYIMTDEQREYVRKEIFPYWKGKSLEESFLAQLPKKTAKVVVDTGIVDNDSKWRQAVGEVTPDYEDVLFKRGFSGIIKDAEENILNLSDTSPQDLKKKDFYESIIITSEGIVTLAKRYSKKAKEMAMKENNDLRKIELLNISEICNNIPENPPTNFYEAIQFIWFTQIGGILSENPLALNVGRFDQFMYPYYKSDIDKGTMTQDEIQELIEAYWIKLSEWVWTISANTAEFFAGYNQFQNLTVGGKTREGRDATNDLSYMCLKATERVKTHQPGLSVRIHQDPPSEFLEAVTYLVSKGTGFPAIHSDSAGYQMLINAGYEPEDARDWNNCGCVVPHFRKTGEWTSAVNINFTAALEFALNEGRSRITNEKIGLDEKDPRTFEIYEEVEKAFYRQFDNLIKHSIIATILAQKLHKEMVPRPFLSSCIEECIIQGKDLVDAGAKYNLGPVLTGIGLAVTSNSLAVIKKLVFEDRVTTMETIIDAINADWEGYNDLRNLALGVPKYGNDMDYVDDIAIKIANYYYKEVHKYKDIDGNHFNTAFMGISNYLPTGKVVGATPCGRKAKEPLSEGVSPFAGSDVSTPLAAMRSAAKLNQDVHSGGTLLNLRLNEELVNTKRGQRNLGAMIQSFFSLGAFHVQFNTISTEMLRKAQKNPEDYKDLLVRVAGYSTQFVNLSKSMQDAIIARTAHEKY
- a CDS encoding glycyl-radical enzyme activating protein; protein product: MKSIKGYLMEPQNFSVNDGDGIRTVIFFAGCLLRCKWCANPESQINLEKVTKEDNLIYHYSSEEILNIIEKQRIFYRFSDGGVTFSGGEATLQQDILRQLVYKLYDKGIDLAIETSGYLNFYEVKDIFEKLNLIFIDIKHMDNEKHKYFTGVSNEEILKNIKLLNTLNIPIVVRIPVIDGVNSDQKNIKETAKFVKENIKKPKIELLPYHSLGDMKYETLGREKPSRDFKTPSEVSLMELEKIIENEEVQVVSYR
- a CDS encoding helix-turn-helix domain-containing protein; the protein is MTTTQLLQKSIDYIEENLKSELSLSELAEISGFSIYHFCRIFSSYVGMPVSAFITKRRLYHGIHEIQNGGKIVDIALLYGFDTYAGFFKAFKREFGCSPSKFLKLNTAKRPIAVNLIREAKIMLTQREIKQILSNWNLDSNLEIEDTFVVGTVKSDNTWLINGKYILKTGKNISGLKTHMAISKELEKSGVLAATPIRTIKDEDFVIENDRYFCLTNAIKGKFLTLEERYAGNRIGTGKKYGEAIGNLHKILQKQDKNLEVHDSNLLKTVLGWALPQTKITMEQWECPLPDEFYEDFTKNFSKLYNELPRHIIHRDPNPSNIIFHNGEVSGFIDFEISERNVRIFDPCYCATGILAEATTIADRFEKWDEILKGIITGYDNICKLTEAEKLAIPYVIYSIQMIFIAWLNGKEELKNLAMQNRKMLIWIWESKDKCFHDL